A DNA window from Fragaria vesca subsp. vesca linkage group LG3, FraVesHawaii_1.0, whole genome shotgun sequence contains the following coding sequences:
- the LOC101306024 gene encoding sorting nexin 2B-like, with the protein MMGSENHQDHQYGGSKDEMESLVLDDTPLNNGGATKSSSYANYRSAMSSLSDTHHPLASPIDAATAADSDPLLTAPLPFRDLRNPNGADSYVDQPSYADVVFSPLDGETIGEINGVESPSKSSDHSSSYSLSRSPSSSSDYIKITVSNPQKEQESTNSVIPGGNTYVTYLITTRTNIPEFGGSEFGVRRRFRDVVTLSDRLAEAYRGFFIPPRPDKNVVESQVMQKQEFVEQRRVALEKYLRRLAAHPVIKKSDELKVFLQVQGRFPLPMTTDVASRMLDGAAKLPKQLFGESAPVAPHEVVQPAKGGRDLLRLFKELKQSVANDWGGSKPLVGEEDKEFMEKKDHMQELEQQLSNASQQAESLVKAQQDMGETMGELGLAFIKLTKFENEEALFNSQRIRAADMKNVATAAVKASRYYRELNSQTVKHLDTFHEYLGLMLSVNGAFSDRSSALLTVQTLLSELDSLQSRAERLEVASNKIFGGDKSRTRKLEELNETIRATEDAKNVAIREYERIKENNRSELERLDSERHADFLNMLKGFVHNQVGYAEKIANVWSKVAEETSSYARESS; encoded by the exons ATGATGGGCTCCGAGAACCACCAGGACCATCAGTACGGTGGCTCGAAAGACGAGATGGAGAGTCTCGTCCTCGACGACACGCCGTTGAACAACGGCGGTGCCACTAAATCGTCGTCGTATGCCAATTACCGCAGCGCCATGTCGTCGCTCTCCGACACGCACCACCCGCTCGCGTCCCCAATCGACGCCGCTACTGCGGCGGATTCCGATCCCCTTCTGACGGCTCCACTGCCGTTCCGAGATCTCCGAAACCCTAACGGCGCCGACTCGTACGTCGACCAGCCGTCCTACGCCGACGTGGTGTTCAGTCCGTTGGACGGCGAGACGATCGGCGAAATCAACGGCGTCGAGAGCCCGAGCAAGAGCTCCGACCATTCCAGCTCGTACTCGCTTTCGCGATCTCCGTCGTCGAGCTCGGACTATATCAAAATCACGGTGTCGAATCCTCAGAAGGAGCAGGAGTCCACGAATTCTGTTATTCCCGGAGGAAACACTTACGTCACGTATCTGATCACGACGAGGACGAACATTCCCGAGTTCGGCGGATCGGAATTCGGCGTCCGGCGGCGGTTTCGGGACGTGGTGACGTTATCGGACCGGCTGGCGGAGGCGTACAGAGGGTTCTTCATTCCGCCGCGGCCGGATAAGAACGTTGTGGAGAGCCAGGTGATGCAGAAGCAAGAGTTTGTTGAGCAGAGAAGAGTGGCATTGGAGAAGTACTTGAGGCGGTTAGCGGCTCACCCTGTGATTAAGAAGAGTGATGAGTTGAAGGTGTTTCTGCAAGTTCAGGGGAGGTTTCCGCTGCCGATGACTACTGATGTTGCTTCTAGAATGCTGGATGGGGCGGCTAAGCTGCCGAAGCAGTTGTTTGGTGAGAGTGCCCCGGTGGCTCCACACGAGGTGGTTCAGCCGGCGAAAGGTGGGAGGGACTTGCTGAGGCTGTTTAAGGAGCTGAAGCAGTCAGTGGCTAATGACTGGGGAGGTTCGAAGCCGCTGGTGGGGGAGGAGGATAAGGAGTTTATGGAAAAGAAAGACCACATGCAGGAGCTCGAGCAACAACTCAGCAATGCATCACAGCAG GCTGAATCACTTGTAAAAGCTCAACAAGACATGGGAGAGACTATGGGAGAGTTAGGACTAGCATTTATAAAACTGACCAAATTTGAGAATGAGGAGGCCTTGTTCAACTCTCAAAGAATACGAGCTGCTGACATGAAGAATGTAGCAACTGCTGCTGTAAAAGCCAGCCGATACTATCGAGAATTGAACTCTCAGACTGTCAAACATTTG GATACATTCCATGAGTATCTTGGGCTAATGTTATCCGTCAATGGTGCATTCTCGGATCGATCTAGTGCTTTATTGACAGTTCAGACTCTTCTATCAGAATTGGATTCATTGCAGTCAAGGGCTGAAAGACTTGAAGTTGCATCAAACAAAATATTTGGTGGTGACAAATCAAGGACTCGCAAACTAGAGGAGTTAAATGAAACCATAAGAGCTACCGAGGATGCGAAGAATGTAGCAATCAGAGAATATGAAAGAATTAAG GAAAACAACAGAAGTGAACTTGAAAGGCTTGACAGCGAGAGGCATGCCGACTTCTTGAACATGTTGAAGGGGTTTGTGCATAATCAG